A single window of Vicinamibacterales bacterium DNA harbors:
- a CDS encoding efflux RND transporter periplasmic adaptor subunit → MTRWTGKTELFAEYPPLVAGSTSRFAIHLTRLDTFEPLSEGSVEVRLQAPGGQPEVFRVDAPSRPGIFGVDVKPARAGKRALIVVLRSAGVTDEHQVGEVDVHPTADAARAAAGPGEEAPGISFLKEQQWSLDFGTAVVRAQAVRESVRVPGRLEPRPGGAADVVAPIDGRLTRVVDVAPGAAVTRGQELARLLPPPSSPGDLPQLQRAHAEARTSLTLATRDRERAERLTSAGAAPARRLDEARAAEEQAKARLTAAEASLAQYNAARAGGAADGEGLFVVRAPVSGVVAQRTAATGANVTSGSVLFRVVDAAQVHVVGQIPEADAARARTARTAELEIAGRADRIPAGRLVNVGKVLDPQLRTVPITFAFDNRPHGLPVGQSVFVHLLLEQSAARPVVPAAAVVDDAGRPIVFVQREGETFERRAVTLGARSGDLVQVVDGVKPGDRVVTRGAYLVRLASLSTSVPAHGHVH, encoded by the coding sequence GTGACCAGGTGGACCGGCAAGACCGAGCTCTTCGCCGAGTATCCACCGCTCGTCGCCGGCTCGACTTCACGCTTCGCCATTCACCTGACGCGGCTCGACACGTTCGAGCCGCTCAGCGAGGGAAGCGTCGAGGTGCGCCTGCAGGCGCCCGGCGGGCAACCGGAAGTCTTCCGGGTGGATGCGCCGTCCCGGCCCGGAATCTTCGGCGTCGACGTGAAGCCCGCGCGCGCCGGGAAGCGCGCGCTGATCGTCGTCCTCAGATCGGCGGGCGTCACCGACGAGCACCAGGTCGGCGAGGTCGACGTGCATCCCACCGCCGATGCGGCTCGAGCCGCGGCCGGGCCCGGTGAGGAGGCACCCGGCATCAGCTTCCTCAAGGAACAGCAGTGGAGCCTCGACTTCGGTACCGCCGTCGTGCGCGCGCAGGCGGTGCGCGAATCCGTCCGCGTGCCCGGCCGGCTCGAACCCAGGCCCGGCGGCGCCGCCGACGTCGTCGCGCCGATCGACGGGCGTCTGACGCGCGTGGTCGACGTGGCGCCTGGCGCGGCCGTCACACGAGGGCAGGAGCTCGCGCGACTGCTGCCGCCTCCCTCGTCACCCGGCGATCTGCCGCAGCTTCAACGAGCACACGCGGAGGCACGAACGTCCTTGACGCTGGCAACCCGCGACCGCGAACGCGCCGAGCGGCTGACGTCCGCCGGCGCCGCGCCCGCCAGGCGGCTGGACGAGGCGCGGGCGGCGGAGGAGCAGGCGAAGGCGCGCCTGACGGCGGCCGAAGCGAGCCTGGCGCAATACAACGCCGCGCGCGCGGGCGGCGCCGCCGATGGCGAGGGGCTCTTCGTCGTTCGCGCACCGGTTTCCGGCGTCGTCGCTCAGCGCACGGCCGCCACGGGCGCGAACGTGACGTCGGGCAGCGTGCTGTTCCGGGTGGTGGACGCCGCACAGGTACACGTGGTCGGGCAGATCCCTGAAGCGGACGCCGCCCGTGCCCGGACGGCGCGGACCGCGGAACTCGAGATCGCCGGGCGGGCGGATCGCATCCCGGCCGGCCGTCTCGTGAACGTCGGCAAGGTTCTCGATCCGCAGTTGCGGACCGTGCCGATCACGTTCGCCTTCGACAATCGCCCGCACGGCCTGCCGGTGGGGCAGTCGGTGTTCGTGCACCTGTTGCTGGAACAGAGCGCGGCGCGCCCCGTCGTGCCCGCCGCCGCCGTCGTGGACGATGCCGGCCGTCCGATCGTCTTCGTGCAGCGCGAAGGGGAGACGTTCGAGCGCCGCGCGGTCACGCTCGGCGCGCGCTCCGGCGACCTCGTGCAGGTCGTCGACGGCGTGAAACCGGGCGATCGTGTCGTGACCAGGGGCGCGTACCTCGTGCGCCTTGCGTCGCTGTCGACGTCCGTGCCCGCGCACGGCCACGTCCATTGA
- a CDS encoding efflux RND transporter permease subunit — MIDALIRWSLGHRSIVVALAAAFLLWGGWTATRIPLDVLPDLTAPTVTILAEGPGMDPLEIESLVTFPIESSLNGAAGVRRVRSATAVGVAVVWVEFDWGYDINRARQTVAEKLTLVSGSLPPDVEPPFLAPVSSIMGEVLFIDLESDRHSSLELRTAAETVVRRRLLAVPGVSQVIATGGEQKQYEVVLDPARLAVQQVTLQEVERALVAANQNATAGFQASQGQEYLVRGVGRLADVNAIANVSIKTVDDVPVLVRDVGSVREGAAIKRGEGSHNARPAVILGIQKQPAVNTLELTRRIETTLEDIQRALPEGMQIHRDLFRQADFIEQSLDNLFTAFLEGAALVILVVVLFLMNMRAALITLLALPLSLVAAVLAMDRFGLTINSMSLGGLAIAIGELVDDAIIDVENVVRRLRENASLPDAERQPVLSVVYRASTEIRQSVVFATVIVALVFLPLFMLSSVEGRLLRPLGFGYVVALTASLVVALTVTPVLCSWLLPASRLIQAGAEPRFPQRLKAAYERWLGHAFGRWRTVLAAAAVLLMAALAGIVAAGRSFLPEFNEGALTVSAVTIPGTSLADSNALGNALERLMLGVPEVTSTARRTGRAELDEHVQGVESAEVDVRLQMKDRSREEVLEDLRQKVSLLPGTNVTIGQPISHRIDHMLSGTRANIAVKIFGDDLPTLRQLAGQVQAQMAQVEGVVDLAAEAQTDIPTLKVRVDPAAAARHGLESGTVAEALQTARVGHAVGRILEGQIAVPLVVRYALEDAGTLDAIGSTPIQTPDRRQIPLASVAQLQEDRGPNFVMRENVQRRIVVQSNVSGRDLRSVVNDIQDRVGRHVRLPQGYHVEYGGQFESEAQASRQLLWLSLGVVAAIFFILSAAFGSARDGVLIMLNLPLALIGGVVGVYLAGGVLSVASIVGFITLFGIATRNGIMLVSHIRHLQEAEGVRDFRTAVMRGATERLIPILMTALAAGLALVPIALSVGEPGSEIQAPMAMVILFGLASSTALNMIVVPVLYSRFGRPVTMGAVP, encoded by the coding sequence ATGATCGACGCGCTCATTCGCTGGTCGCTCGGGCATCGCTCGATCGTGGTGGCGCTGGCCGCCGCCTTCCTGCTGTGGGGCGGGTGGACGGCCACACGCATCCCCCTGGACGTGCTGCCGGATCTGACGGCGCCGACGGTGACGATTCTGGCCGAGGGGCCCGGGATGGACCCGCTGGAGATCGAGTCGCTGGTCACCTTCCCCATCGAATCCTCCCTGAACGGCGCCGCAGGCGTTCGCCGCGTGCGCTCCGCCACCGCGGTCGGCGTCGCCGTCGTCTGGGTGGAATTCGACTGGGGCTACGACATCAATCGCGCCCGTCAGACCGTCGCCGAGAAGCTGACGCTCGTGTCGGGTTCGCTGCCGCCCGATGTCGAACCGCCGTTCCTGGCGCCGGTCTCGTCGATCATGGGCGAGGTGTTGTTCATCGATCTCGAGTCCGACCGGCATTCATCTCTGGAACTTCGCACCGCCGCGGAAACCGTCGTTCGCCGGCGCCTGCTCGCCGTGCCAGGCGTCTCTCAGGTGATCGCGACCGGCGGCGAGCAGAAGCAGTACGAAGTCGTGCTCGACCCCGCGCGGCTGGCGGTGCAGCAGGTCACGTTGCAGGAAGTCGAGCGGGCACTCGTCGCGGCGAATCAGAACGCGACGGCGGGATTCCAGGCGTCGCAAGGTCAGGAATACCTGGTCCGCGGGGTCGGCCGCCTTGCCGACGTCAACGCCATCGCGAACGTCAGCATCAAGACCGTCGACGACGTGCCCGTGCTGGTGCGCGATGTCGGGAGCGTCCGCGAGGGGGCGGCGATCAAGCGCGGCGAGGGATCGCACAACGCCCGGCCGGCGGTGATCCTCGGGATCCAGAAGCAGCCCGCGGTCAACACGCTGGAGCTGACCCGCCGCATCGAGACCACGCTGGAGGACATTCAGCGCGCCCTCCCCGAAGGCATGCAGATCCACCGCGATCTCTTCCGGCAGGCGGACTTCATCGAGCAGTCGCTGGACAACCTGTTCACGGCGTTCCTCGAAGGGGCGGCGCTCGTCATCCTGGTCGTGGTCCTGTTCCTGATGAACATGCGTGCGGCGCTGATCACGCTGCTGGCGCTGCCGTTGTCGCTGGTCGCGGCGGTGCTCGCAATGGACCGCTTCGGTCTGACGATCAACAGCATGAGCCTCGGCGGACTGGCGATCGCGATCGGCGAACTGGTGGACGACGCGATCATCGACGTCGAGAACGTCGTCCGCCGTCTGCGCGAGAACGCGAGCCTGCCGGACGCCGAACGCCAGCCCGTTCTCTCGGTCGTCTACCGCGCCAGCACGGAGATCCGGCAGTCGGTCGTCTTCGCGACCGTGATCGTCGCGCTGGTATTCCTGCCGCTGTTCATGCTGAGCAGCGTCGAAGGACGGCTGCTGCGTCCGCTCGGGTTCGGCTACGTGGTCGCGCTGACGGCCTCGCTCGTCGTCGCGTTGACCGTCACACCGGTGCTCTGCTCGTGGCTGCTGCCGGCGTCGCGCTTGATCCAGGCGGGCGCCGAACCACGCTTCCCGCAGCGGCTCAAGGCTGCGTACGAGCGCTGGCTGGGGCACGCGTTCGGCCGCTGGCGGACGGTGTTGGCCGCGGCGGCCGTGCTGCTGATGGCGGCGCTGGCGGGCATCGTGGCCGCCGGCCGATCGTTTCTTCCCGAGTTCAACGAGGGGGCGCTCACCGTCAGCGCCGTGACCATCCCGGGAACGAGCCTCGCGGATTCGAACGCACTCGGGAACGCGCTCGAGCGCCTGATGCTCGGCGTGCCGGAAGTGACGTCGACGGCCCGGCGGACGGGACGGGCGGAGCTGGACGAGCACGTGCAAGGGGTGGAGTCGGCCGAGGTCGACGTCCGGCTGCAGATGAAGGATCGCTCGCGGGAAGAGGTGCTGGAGGACCTCCGCCAGAAGGTGTCGCTCCTGCCCGGGACGAACGTCACGATCGGCCAGCCGATCTCGCACCGCATCGATCACATGCTCTCGGGGACGCGCGCGAACATCGCCGTCAAGATCTTCGGCGACGATCTGCCGACCTTGCGGCAGCTCGCCGGCCAGGTGCAGGCGCAGATGGCGCAGGTCGAGGGCGTGGTCGACCTCGCCGCCGAAGCGCAGACCGACATTCCGACGCTGAAGGTCCGCGTCGATCCCGCCGCCGCCGCACGGCACGGCCTGGAGTCCGGCACCGTCGCCGAGGCGCTGCAGACCGCCCGCGTGGGCCACGCCGTCGGCCGGATCCTCGAGGGGCAGATCGCGGTTCCGCTGGTCGTACGATACGCGCTCGAGGACGCCGGCACGCTCGACGCCATCGGCTCGACGCCGATTCAGACCCCCGATCGGCGGCAGATCCCGCTCGCCTCGGTGGCGCAGCTCCAGGAGGATCGCGGTCCGAATTTCGTGATGCGCGAAAACGTGCAGCGGCGGATCGTGGTGCAGAGCAACGTCTCGGGACGCGACCTCCGGAGCGTCGTCAACGACATTCAGGACCGCGTCGGCCGGCACGTCCGGCTGCCGCAGGGATATCACGTGGAATACGGCGGCCAGTTCGAGAGCGAAGCGCAGGCGTCCCGCCAGCTGCTCTGGCTCTCGCTCGGCGTCGTCGCCGCCATCTTCTTCATCCTGTCCGCGGCGTTCGGGTCTGCGCGCGACGGCGTACTCATCATGCTGAACCTGCCGCTGGCCTTGATCGGCGGAGTGGTCGGCGTCTATCTTGCGGGCGGCGTGCTGTCGGTGGCGTCGATCGTCGGCTTCATCACGCTGTTCGGCATCGCGACGCGGAACGGCATCATGCTGGTGTCGCACATCCGGCATCTGCAAGAGGCGGAGGGTGTGCGCGACTTCAGGACCGCCGTGATGCGCGGCGCGACGGAGCGCCTGATTCCGATTCTGATGACGGCGCTCGCCGCCGGTCTGGCGCTGGTTCCCATCGCGTTGTCGGTGGGGGAGCCGGGCAGCGAGATCCAGGCGCCGATGGCGATGGTGATCCTGTTCGGCCTCGCCAGCTCGACGGCGCTGAACATGATCGTGGTTCCAGTTTTGTACTCCCGATTCGGGCGGCCGGTCACAATGGGAGCGGTCCCGTGA
- a CDS encoding DUF1259 domain-containing protein, whose amino-acid sequence MHPFRVSVRATILAIALAGASPVQAQDVPSDYQAVLKTLGRSGDFKDGVLKVNIPRNDLRVAINQRPAPTPLGFGGWIALTKGDGGHDVMMGDLVLTEDEVNPVMSAVLDAGLDVTALHNHFFWEQPRIFYMHVHGMGAAADLATRVKPAIDLIGRGGKPAAPAAPSASPAPATLDGAALAKIVGRPGEQSGPVYKITIGRPDIDLREHGASINARMGLNTWAAFAGTDADAMVAGDVAMLDHEVTPVLKSLRANGINVVAIHHHMTGVQPVVIFLHYYGTGPAARLAQAVRSAVDLLGKAPAAQR is encoded by the coding sequence ATGCATCCATTCAGAGTTTCAGTTCGCGCGACGATCCTGGCGATCGCCCTTGCCGGGGCGAGTCCGGTCCAGGCGCAAGACGTCCCTTCCGACTACCAGGCCGTGTTGAAGACGCTCGGCAGGTCCGGCGACTTCAAGGACGGTGTGCTGAAGGTCAACATTCCCCGCAACGATCTTCGCGTCGCCATCAATCAGCGGCCGGCGCCGACCCCGCTCGGCTTCGGCGGCTGGATCGCGCTGACCAAAGGGGACGGCGGACACGACGTGATGATGGGGGACCTCGTGCTCACCGAGGACGAGGTGAACCCGGTCATGTCGGCGGTTCTCGACGCCGGCCTCGACGTGACGGCGCTGCACAATCACTTCTTCTGGGAGCAGCCGCGCATCTTCTACATGCACGTGCACGGGATGGGCGCGGCCGCCGATCTGGCGACGCGCGTCAAGCCGGCGATCGATTTGATCGGCCGCGGCGGCAAGCCGGCAGCCCCGGCAGCGCCGTCCGCGTCGCCGGCGCCCGCGACCCTGGACGGCGCGGCGCTGGCGAAGATCGTCGGACGTCCCGGCGAACAGAGCGGGCCCGTGTACAAGATCACGATCGGCCGTCCCGACATCGACCTGCGGGAGCATGGGGCGTCGATCAACGCGCGCATGGGCCTCAACACCTGGGCCGCGTTCGCCGGCACCGACGCGGACGCGATGGTCGCCGGCGACGTGGCGATGCTCGACCACGAAGTGACGCCGGTGCTCAAGAGTTTGCGCGCGAACGGGATCAACGTCGTCGCCATCCACCATCACATGACCGGCGTGCAGCCCGTCGTGATCTTCCTGCACTATTACGGGACCGGTCCCGCGGCCAGGCTGGCGCAGGCGGTGCGCAGCGCGGTCGACCTGCTCGGAAAGGCGCCGGCCGCTCAGCGTTGA
- a CDS encoding ATP-dependent 6-phosphofructokinase, which produces MAAPIRRLGVLTGGGDAPGLNAVIRAVVKAGANANCEVIGLEDSFDGLIEPDRWRRLEPKDVTGILRVGGTILGTTNRGNPFLYPVATSEGTRDYSARCVEMFHELKLDALVVIGGDGTLAIAHRFAQMGVPLVGVPKTIDNDIVETTNTFGFDTAVSFATDAIDRLHVTAEAHHRVIVVEVMGRYAGWIALYSGVAGGADVILIPEIPYNLEAVARRIRERDDMGARFSIVVAAEGAKPVGGKATVLKEAKGEFVERLGGVASVVATQLETLTGKETRSVVLGHLQRGGTPTSFDRMLATRFGARAVELLLAGTYGHMVAFRPPDIVAVPLDRVVGRTRTVPPDFDVLRAARAIGISLGDR; this is translated from the coding sequence ATGGCCGCACCGATTCGTCGTCTGGGCGTGCTCACCGGCGGCGGCGATGCGCCCGGGCTCAACGCCGTCATCCGCGCCGTCGTCAAGGCCGGCGCCAACGCCAACTGCGAAGTCATCGGGCTGGAAGACAGCTTCGACGGGTTGATCGAACCCGACCGCTGGCGCCGGCTGGAGCCGAAGGACGTCACCGGTATTCTCCGCGTCGGCGGTACCATCCTGGGCACGACCAACCGCGGGAACCCCTTCCTCTACCCGGTCGCGACGTCGGAAGGGACCAGGGATTACTCCGCGCGCTGCGTCGAGATGTTTCACGAACTGAAGCTCGACGCGCTGGTCGTGATCGGCGGCGACGGCACCCTGGCGATCGCGCACCGCTTCGCGCAGATGGGCGTACCGCTCGTCGGGGTTCCCAAGACGATCGACAACGACATCGTCGAGACCACGAACACGTTCGGCTTCGACACGGCCGTGAGCTTCGCGACCGATGCGATCGATCGGCTGCACGTGACCGCGGAGGCGCACCATCGCGTGATCGTGGTCGAAGTGATGGGCCGCTATGCCGGCTGGATCGCGCTGTATTCCGGCGTCGCCGGCGGCGCCGACGTGATCCTCATTCCCGAGATTCCCTACAACCTCGAGGCCGTCGCCCGCCGCATCCGCGAGCGGGACGACATGGGCGCCCGCTTCAGCATCGTGGTGGCGGCTGAAGGGGCGAAGCCGGTCGGCGGCAAGGCGACGGTGCTCAAGGAGGCGAAGGGGGAGTTCGTCGAACGGCTCGGCGGCGTCGCCTCGGTGGTGGCCACGCAGCTCGAGACGCTGACCGGCAAGGAAACGCGCAGCGTCGTGCTCGGTCACCTGCAGCGCGGCGGCACGCCCACCAGTTTCGATCGCATGCTCGCGACGCGTTTCGGCGCGCGTGCGGTCGAACTGCTGCTTGCCGGCACCTACGGCCACATGGTCGCGTTCCGGCCGCCCGACATCGTCGCGGTGCCGCTCGACAGAGTCGTCGGACGCACCCGGACGGTCCCGCCCGACTTCGACGTGCTGCGGGCGGCGCGCGCCATAGGCATCTCGCTCGGCGACCGCTAG